One window of the Janthinobacterium sp. PAMC25594 genome contains the following:
- the lpxA gene encoding acyl-ACP--UDP-N-acetylglucosamine O-acyltransferase: MAAIHSTAVIDPKAELDSSVEVGPYTIIGPHVRIGAGTKVGPHVVIDGHTTIGSDNHLFQFSSIGAQPQDKKWAGEATRLDIGDRNTIREFCTFNTGTVQGGGVTRLGNDNWISAYVHLAHDCLVGNNTIFSNNAQLAGHVEIGDWVIMSGFANVHQFCKIGAHAFVGMSTSLTQDVPPFVLLNGNPAQAHGVNIEGLKRRGFTREQINGIRTAYKLIYRAGLTLEESKAALFEEEAASSPEVAQHIRAMREFLGVASRGIVR, from the coding sequence ATGGCGGCGATCCACTCCACGGCAGTCATCGATCCGAAGGCTGAGCTCGACAGCTCGGTCGAAGTGGGTCCGTACACCATCATCGGTCCGCACGTGCGCATCGGTGCCGGCACCAAAGTTGGCCCGCACGTGGTCATCGACGGCCACACGACGATCGGCAGCGACAACCACCTGTTCCAGTTTTCTTCCATCGGCGCGCAGCCGCAGGATAAAAAATGGGCGGGCGAGGCGACGCGCCTGGACATCGGCGACCGCAACACTATCCGCGAATTCTGCACCTTCAACACGGGCACCGTGCAAGGTGGCGGCGTGACGCGCCTGGGCAATGACAACTGGATCTCGGCGTATGTGCACCTGGCGCACGACTGCCTGGTGGGCAACAACACGATTTTCTCGAACAACGCCCAGCTGGCGGGCCACGTGGAGATCGGCGACTGGGTCATCATGAGCGGTTTCGCCAATGTGCACCAGTTCTGCAAGATCGGCGCGCACGCCTTTGTCGGCATGAGCACCAGCCTGACGCAGGACGTGCCGCCGTTCGTGCTCTTGAACGGCAATCCGGCGCAGGCGCATGGCGTGAATATCGAAGGCTTGAAGCGCCGCGGCTTTACGCGCGAGCAGATCAACGGCATCCGCACCGCGTATAAACTCATCTACCGCGCGGGACTGACCCTGGAAGAATCCAAGGCGGCCCTGTTCGAAGAAGAAGCGGCATCGTCGCCCGAGGTGGCGCAACACATTCGCGCCATGCGCGAATTCCTTGGCGTGGCATCGCGTGGCATCGTCCGCTGA